A single region of the Salmo salar chromosome ssa16, Ssal_v3.1, whole genome shotgun sequence genome encodes:
- the LOC106574296 gene encoding basic helix-loop-helix transcription factor scleraxis: MKSTGSEQGAAPDGFPSDLDELDSGSEESSDNKSTGGGCSPQGGGRERARQRERGCSRRLQGVSKQRQAANARERDRTHSVNTAFTALRTLIPTEPADRKLSKIETLRLASSYISHLANVLLLGDECLDRQPCLGYHSVLQSSTNINSSSPALRPICTFCLSNQRKTLRDGGKPTAI, encoded by the exons ATGAAGTCCACAGGGAGCGAACAGGGTGCCGCGCCGGACGGTTTCCCCTCCGACCTGGACGAACTGGATAGCGGAAGCGAGGAGAGCTCCGACAACAAGTCGACGGGCGGCGGCTGTAGCCCCCAGGGAGGGGGCCGGGAGAGGgccaggcagagggagagggggtgcagCAGGCGTCTGCAGGGCGTTAGCAAACAGAGGCAGGCAGCCAACGCGCGGGAGCGGGACCGGACCCACAGCGTGAACACGGCCTTCACCGCGCTGCGCACCCTCATTCCCACAGAACCAGCCGACAGGAAACTGTCCAAGATCGAGACGCTACGCCTGGCGTCCAGCTACATCTCCCACCTTGCCAACGTGCTGCTGCTGGGGGACGAGTGTTTGGACCGACAGCCCTGTCTTGGGTACCACAGCGTCCTGCAGAGCAGCACCAACATCAACAGCAGCAGCCCCGCGCTCAGGCCCATATGCACTTTCTGTCTCAGTAACCAGAGGAAAACG CTCAGAGATGGAGGAAAGCCCACAGCCATCTGA